Proteins from one Gemmatimonadota bacterium genomic window:
- a CDS encoding ATP-binding protein → MDMATDYSASILEGLGEGIVAFDKTHRAVMANAHLIALMGWDNQAVCGASPEVLFAQRPELLRILNEGMRNKVLVSDTDLVHHNADGGLQHLRVSTSFLDTDTQGGLVLAVRDISEIKRMEWEIFQVEKMTALGRLAASVAHEVRNPLGAIDIQLQLLEEDLSALSSALKERLLGRLNIAQTEMKRLDRLVYNFLRFSRTPKLHLRQVSLNDVVRRVFELVSPEARERGIVLRLELSEDLPAINGDEDQLGQAVLNIVVNAFQSMATGGDLTARTQTESGQVCLMLTDTGCGIPEEEVDRIFEFYYTTKDEGTGLGLSIAQRIIYQHGGHIDVESRPERGTTFRVYLPEHEIR, encoded by the coding sequence ATGGACATGGCTACGGATTATAGTGCTTCTATTCTGGAGGGGCTGGGGGAGGGTATCGTGGCTTTTGATAAAACACATCGGGCGGTGATGGCCAATGCACATCTGATTGCGTTGATGGGGTGGGACAATCAGGCTGTTTGTGGCGCATCGCCAGAGGTGCTATTTGCCCAGCGCCCTGAGTTGTTGCGGATTTTGAACGAGGGTATGAGAAACAAGGTACTGGTGTCAGATACGGATTTGGTACACCACAATGCCGACGGTGGATTGCAGCATTTGCGCGTGAGCACTTCGTTTTTAGATACAGATACGCAGGGCGGGCTGGTGCTGGCGGTGCGCGATATATCTGAGATAAAGCGGATGGAGTGGGAGATCTTTCAGGTTGAAAAGATGACGGCGTTGGGGCGTTTGGCCGCTTCTGTTGCCCATGAAGTGCGCAATCCTCTGGGGGCGATTGATATTCAGTTGCAATTGTTGGAGGAAGATCTCAGCGCGTTGTCAAGTGCGTTAAAAGAGCGCCTTTTGGGGCGGCTCAATATCGCGCAGACAGAGATGAAACGTCTCGACCGCCTCGTGTATAATTTTTTGCGTTTTTCGCGTACGCCCAAACTTCATTTGCGGCAGGTGTCTCTCAACGATGTGGTTCGCCGCGTTTTTGAGTTGGTCTCGCCCGAAGCACGCGAGCGCGGCATTGTGTTGCGTCTGGAACTTTCCGAGGATCTGCCCGCGATTAATGGAGATGAAGACCAACTCGGTCAAGCCGTGCTCAATATTGTGGTGAATGCCTTTCAGTCTATGGCCACTGGTGGCGATTTGACTGCCCGGACGCAAACCGAGTCGGGGCAGGTGTGTTTGATGCTTACAGATACGGGTTGCGGGATTCCGGAAGAAGAGGTGGATCGCATTTTCGAGTTTTATTATACGACAAAAGATGAGGGTACCGGGTTGGGGTTGTCTATTGCCCAGCGCATTATTTATCAGCACGGAGGGCATATTGATGTCGAGAGCCGCCCCGAACGGGGAACGACCTTCCGGGTGTATTTGCCCGAGCATGAGATACGATAG
- a CDS encoding sigma-54 dependent transcriptional regulator encodes MDASEIRLLIADDEYYICEGLREAMAKDGYRVDVAYDGNQAKALMEAHEYDAAIFDLKMPGQDGLALLKWVRGANREIGVIVITAYGEVETAVEAMRRGAYDYLTKPVDLKRLRLSLERLLDHQALVAENRVLRARLDSNGENGDVVHRSAAMEQVSDTIAQAAMTDVPVLITGETGTGKELVVRAIHQASARRNAPLVAMNCGAFAETLFGSELFGYVKGAFTGATADKAGFFAAAEGGTLFFDEVGEIPLPNQVDLLRVLEEKAYRPVGSTKAVAADVRTIFVTNRDLEREVAEGRFREDLYYRINVVPIRLPPLRERVEDIPLLIDVFFDTLCVLHHKARKELTPDAMDRVLAYFWPGNVRELKNTIERIVVTCADQKVDVDHLPSRIRDAQNETDTITVELGTSLAEVERALIEKTLAHVTANRKEAAALLGISVRALQYKIKAYNLR; translated from the coding sequence ATGGATGCGAGTGAGATTCGGCTTTTGATTGCCGATGATGAGTACTATATCTGCGAGGGTCTGCGGGAGGCGATGGCCAAAGACGGTTATCGGGTTGATGTGGCTTATGATGGGAATCAGGCAAAAGCACTTATGGAGGCCCATGAGTATGATGCCGCAATTTTTGATCTCAAGATGCCGGGACAGGATGGTCTGGCACTTTTGAAGTGGGTGCGCGGTGCAAATCGCGAAATTGGCGTTATTGTGATTACGGCTTATGGAGAGGTGGAGACGGCTGTTGAAGCCATGCGGCGGGGGGCTTATGATTATTTGACCAAGCCGGTAGATTTGAAGCGGTTGCGCCTGTCTTTGGAGCGTTTGCTGGATCACCAGGCACTGGTCGCGGAGAATCGCGTATTGCGGGCGCGTCTGGATTCCAATGGCGAAAATGGAGATGTTGTGCATCGAAGTGCTGCCATGGAACAGGTTAGTGATACCATAGCGCAGGCGGCAATGACCGATGTGCCGGTTTTGATTACCGGGGAAACGGGGACGGGGAAAGAACTCGTGGTGCGTGCGATTCATCAGGCGAGCGCGCGGCGAAATGCACCCCTGGTGGCGATGAATTGCGGGGCGTTTGCCGAGACATTATTTGGCAGCGAGTTGTTCGGTTATGTAAAAGGCGCGTTTACGGGTGCGACAGCGGATAAGGCGGGTTTTTTTGCCGCGGCTGAAGGCGGGACGCTTTTTTTTGATGAAGTGGGTGAAATCCCTTTGCCCAATCAGGTCGATTTGCTTCGCGTATTAGAAGAAAAAGCCTATCGCCCGGTGGGGAGTACCAAAGCGGTGGCCGCAGATGTGCGAACTATTTTTGTCACCAATCGCGATCTCGAGCGAGAAGTGGCAGAAGGACGGTTTAGAGAAGATTTGTATTATCGCATCAATGTGGTGCCCATTCGCCTGCCACCGCTTCGCGAGCGCGTCGAAGATATTCCGCTTTTGATCGATGTGTTTTTTGACACTCTGTGTGTGTTGCACCACAAAGCGCGCAAGGAGTTGACTCCCGATGCAATGGACAGGGTTCTGGCTTATTTCTGGCCCGGCAATGTGCGCGAGTTGAAAAATACCATTGAGCGCATTGTGGTGACCTGCGCAGATCAGAAGGTGGATGTGGATCATTTGCCTTCTCGAATACGCGATGCCCAGAATGAGACAGATACTATAACGGTTGAACTCGGTACATCGCTTGCAGAAGTGGAACGCGCGCTGATCGAAAAAACACTGGCGCATGTGACGGCAAATCGGAAGGAGGCCGCAGCTCTGTTGGGGATCAGTGTTCGCGCGTTGCAATACAAGATCAAGGCGTATAACCTGCGCTAA
- a CDS encoding PTS sugar transporter subunit IIA gives MTQTTILPEDDVFHFDVSLLVPELQSQDRLGAIKELVDRLYGRRKVVDSLKFLQTILDREDQMSTVLGRGVALPHARCRSVAQPGVALGISQTGIAFPPDAEPVHVICMVAVPDAAPVPYLSVLSNLALLFKNSDVRAGLMACDTSMSMYQFMTKHLAQIRKMSAPHSVL, from the coding sequence GTGACTCAAACGACAATTTTACCCGAAGACGATGTTTTTCATTTTGATGTTTCGCTTCTTGTACCCGAGTTGCAATCACAAGATCGTCTGGGGGCGATCAAAGAACTGGTCGATCGGCTCTACGGGCGCAGGAAGGTGGTCGATAGTCTGAAGTTTTTGCAAACTATTCTGGATCGAGAAGATCAGATGAGTACTGTTTTGGGCCGGGGTGTTGCACTGCCCCATGCGCGATGCCGCTCGGTTGCTCAGCCCGGTGTGGCATTGGGTATTTCTCAGACGGGTATTGCTTTTCCCCCAGATGCAGAACCCGTTCACGTTATATGCATGGTTGCTGTACCCGATGCGGCTCCTGTGCCTTATCTATCGGTTTTGAGCAATTTGGCACTGTTGTTTAAAAATTCAGATGTGCGAGCGGGTTTGATGGCTTGCGACACATCGATGAGTATGTATCAATTTATGACGAAACATCTGGCGCAAATTCGCAAGATGTCGGCTCCCCATTCTGTTTTATAG
- a CDS encoding RNA polymerase sigma factor RpoD/SigA has product MIQDSESLDLYLRDIASSEPLSSAEEIELAKKIHKGCQRSRDKLVAANLRFVVSVAREYQNHGVPLADLISAGNMGLMTAAERFDGTRGFKFISYAVWWIRQAIHQSLAQDSRVVRLPINRIDLLHNISKVSRELRQSSETEPEPETVAKELGVSVEMVQDTLMRARDVWSLDASFREEDDHSLLHVLPDKTQKAPDEEVVEDSVREQVKDVLTSLDDRETEVLRLYFGLGGEEPLTLEEIGVRFNLTRERVRQIKEKALRRLRHPRRRSRLEPLLEVT; this is encoded by the coding sequence ATGATACAAGATAGTGAGTCTCTGGATTTGTATCTGCGAGACATTGCCTCGTCTGAACCCCTTTCGAGTGCAGAAGAAATTGAACTGGCAAAGAAGATCCATAAGGGTTGCCAGAGATCCAGAGATAAACTGGTTGCGGCCAATCTCCGTTTTGTGGTGAGTGTGGCGCGCGAATATCAAAATCACGGGGTGCCTCTGGCCGATTTGATCAGCGCGGGCAATATGGGCCTGATGACGGCTGCCGAGCGCTTTGATGGCACGCGGGGTTTTAAGTTTATTTCCTATGCTGTCTGGTGGATCCGCCAGGCGATTCACCAGAGTCTGGCACAGGATTCGCGGGTTGTGCGGTTGCCCATTAACCGCATTGATTTGTTGCACAATATTTCAAAGGTGTCGCGCGAACTGAGGCAGTCAAGCGAGACCGAACCCGAACCCGAAACCGTGGCCAAAGAACTCGGCGTGTCAGTGGAGATGGTTCAGGATACGCTTATGCGCGCGCGCGATGTCTGGTCTCTGGATGCGTCTTTCCGCGAGGAGGACGACCACAGTTTGCTGCATGTGTTGCCCGATAAGACGCAAAAGGCACCGGATGAGGAGGTTGTAGAAGATTCGGTGCGCGAACAGGTAAAAGATGTGCTCACGTCTCTGGATGACCGGGAGACCGAGGTTTTGCGCCTGTATTTTGGTCTGGGCGGTGAAGAGCCGCTTACGCTTGAAGAGATCGGCGTTCGGTTCAATTTGACCCGAGAGCGCGTGCGGCAAATTAAGGAGAAAGCACTTCGCAGATTGCGCCATCCGCGTCGTCGCTCGCGGCTTGAGCCACTGCTGGAAGTGACCTGA
- a CDS encoding T9SS type A sorting domain-containing protein has translation MTKTRTSFTYMIPVVGLLVLAGVFSNAPPALADCPLPPGVTPPPDPRVTAQQVEDGSASLEEFALAARDFFRSESRGQPTLERAAYIGCLTRQDDGIWRSGSTYIVSLTPDGRVFIHAKDMSLSGRLLNPVIYGAILSGLGVSMSDLANLVSPDPAVAAQAFGAVMSTLIQEPDGAFDATTPIPDLSPGIPGASGYAGVYFSLGFQSPIVVLAGFDLNETHLTEEDIDYGDPTITARDVVDRETLKAFVTQAMIYFRAAYETGGISAISKVRIAFRDPNGPWRHGSVYLYILDRTSNTILLHGAFPNRFELQPLVATVRDVVSGHLVLPQVIEAAASSPEGGFVEYYFDDPTDDTDRADIPKVGYAREFTGEIQRPDGSVVPTHYVIGSGFYGRAPEVVVPTDPRTEVEATVIGDVVEGLTVEFARSIAGQQPDYAHNAVTDADGYLSLTISSPDGVSGYYIARARNAAGETVGQWHSIPLNHNQRQVLELPLGGGMRIVRVEPLAAAKPVVETVPEVSGLAPNFPNPFNSATLITYHLSSPGPVQLVIYNVLGQPVRTLVDESQAAGSYQIRWDVLDQRGVSLSTGIYIAHLSYPNGVQTQRLLYLK, from the coding sequence GTGACGAAAACTCGAACATCATTCACATACATGATTCCTGTTGTCGGACTGCTCGTGCTGGCCGGCGTCTTTTCCAATGCGCCTCCCGCCCTGGCAGATTGTCCACTTCCTCCCGGCGTGACGCCTCCTCCGGATCCGCGTGTGACGGCGCAACAGGTTGAAGACGGCAGCGCGAGCTTGGAGGAATTCGCGCTGGCCGCGAGAGATTTCTTTAGGAGCGAGTCCCGGGGACAACCGACTCTTGAACGAGCGGCATACATCGGATGTCTCACAAGGCAGGACGATGGAATCTGGCGTTCCGGTTCCACGTACATCGTGAGCCTGACGCCCGACGGAAGGGTGTTCATTCACGCGAAGGACATGTCATTGTCGGGCAGGCTGCTCAACCCCGTGATTTATGGAGCGATCCTTTCCGGGCTGGGCGTATCCATGAGCGATCTGGCCAATCTGGTATCTCCTGATCCTGCTGTCGCCGCCCAGGCGTTCGGCGCCGTCATGAGCACATTGATTCAGGAACCGGACGGCGCATTCGATGCGACCACCCCTATTCCAGATCTGTCACCAGGCATACCAGGCGCCTCCGGCTATGCCGGCGTCTACTTCTCACTCGGTTTTCAGAGCCCGATCGTGGTGCTCGCTGGGTTCGATCTCAATGAAACTCACTTGACTGAAGAAGACATCGATTACGGCGACCCAACCATTACCGCCAGGGACGTGGTGGACCGCGAAACCTTGAAGGCCTTCGTCACGCAAGCGATGATCTACTTTCGCGCAGCCTACGAAACCGGAGGTATAAGCGCTATCTCGAAGGTCAGGATAGCCTTTCGGGATCCGAACGGGCCCTGGCGACACGGTTCCGTGTACCTCTACATCCTGGATCGTACCAGCAACACAATTCTACTTCACGGCGCGTTTCCGAATAGATTCGAGCTTCAACCTCTGGTTGCGACTGTCCGAGATGTCGTGAGCGGACATCTCGTTCTGCCGCAGGTCATCGAGGCGGCGGCCAGCAGCCCGGAAGGCGGCTTCGTGGAGTATTACTTCGATGACCCCACTGACGACACCGACAGAGCCGACATCCCCAAGGTGGGATACGCACGCGAGTTCACCGGTGAAATCCAAAGGCCAGACGGAAGCGTAGTCCCAACTCACTACGTCATTGGGTCGGGTTTTTATGGGCGCGCACCCGAGGTTGTCGTCCCAACTGATCCCCGTACAGAAGTGGAAGCCACAGTTATAGGCGACGTCGTCGAGGGGTTGACCGTCGAGTTTGCTCGATCTATCGCTGGCCAACAGCCCGACTACGCCCATAACGCTGTCACAGATGCCGATGGCTATTTGTCCCTCACCATCTCCAGCCCAGATGGCGTGAGTGGGTACTATATAGCCCGCGCCCGCAACGCCGCTGGCGAAACCGTCGGCCAATGGCACAGCATTCCTCTCAATCACAATCAACGCCAGGTCCTGGAACTGCCGCTGGGCGGCGGAATGAGGATCGTACGCGTCGAACCACTGGCCGCAGCCAAGCCCGTGGTCGAGACAGTGCCGGAAGTTAGTGGTCTGGCGCCCAACTTTCCCAACCCTTTCAACAGCGCCACCCTGATTACCTACCACCTGTCCAGCCCCGGCCCGGTGCAATTGGTGATCTACAATGTGCTGGGACAGCCGGTACGCACGCTGGTGGATGAGTCCCAGGCCGCAGGTTCCTACCAGATTCGGTGGGATGTCCTCGACCAGCGGGGCGTCTCGCTATCGACGGGGATCTACATCGCACACCTGAGCTATCCTAACGGGGTACAGACCCAACGGCTGCTCTACCTCAAGTAG
- a CDS encoding T9SS type A sorting domain-containing protein: protein MLAGVFFKTPPALAQVQIECPLPDGVTPLADPPVTAQQVEDGSATLKDFALASRERFVMQLQTAENLGQVVYYGCLFRQEGSYWHSGSTYLVIMRADGSILIHAKNMALSSRRLNPLIYAEILSTLGVPSTVLANLASPDSAIAAQANAEVVNILSQEPDAAFDATTPIPGLRPGIPGASGYAATYWSDFFRGPLVMMAGFELNETHLIEEEIDHITPAVTARDVVDRETLKAFVTAAGEYCLELRKTGNFPGGIARIALRDPDGPWRHGSVYLYVLDTTSNVIQIHAAFPNRYELRPLIPTVRDVVTGELILPQVIEAAKSDPEGGFVEYYFDDPTDDTDSADIPKVGYAREFKTQTELGGRVVPYNFIIGSGFYGRAPDVVPTEPHTVVEATVSGDAVEGLTVEFARSIAGQPADYAYNAVTDANGSLSLTISNPDGVSGYYQARARNADGETVGQWHSIPLNRNQRQVLELTLSGGMTVVRVEPLAASKPVAVSEPVLAAETVPEVSGLAPNFPNPFNSATLITYHLSSPGPVQLVIYNVLGQPVRTLVDQSQAAGSYQIRWDVLDQRGVSLSTGIYIARLSYPNGVQTQRLLYLK from the coding sequence CGTGACGCCGCTTGCGGACCCGCCTGTGACGGCGCAACAGGTGGAAGACGGCAGCGCTACCCTGAAGGACTTCGCGCTGGCCTCGAGAGAACGATTTGTTATGCAGCTCCAGACGGCTGAGAATCTGGGACAAGTGGTATACTATGGATGTCTCTTCCGGCAAGAGGGGAGCTATTGGCATTCCGGTTCCACCTACCTCGTGATTATGAGGGCCGATGGCAGTATTTTGATTCACGCGAAGAACATGGCATTGTCGAGCAGGCGACTCAACCCCCTTATTTATGCAGAGATCCTTTCTACCCTGGGAGTACCCTCAACCGTTCTGGCCAACCTGGCATCTCCCGATTCTGCTATTGCCGCCCAGGCTAATGCCGAAGTGGTTAATATATTGTCGCAAGAACCGGATGCCGCATTCGATGCGACCACCCCTATACCAGGCCTGCGACCTGGCATACCGGGTGCCTCCGGCTACGCCGCCACATATTGGTCGGACTTTTTTAGAGGCCCGCTTGTGATGATGGCCGGTTTCGAGCTCAATGAAACTCACCTAATTGAAGAAGAGATCGATCACATTACCCCGGCCGTTACCGCCAGGGACGTGGTAGATCGAGAAACCCTGAAAGCCTTCGTCACGGCAGCAGGGGAGTACTGTCTCGAACTTCGGAAAACCGGCAATTTCCCCGGTGGGATAGCCAGGATCGCACTTCGGGATCCGGACGGGCCCTGGCGACACGGTTCCGTGTACCTCTATGTCCTGGATACTACCAGCAACGTAATCCAAATACACGCTGCGTTTCCGAACAGATACGAGCTTCGACCTCTGATACCGACTGTCCGAGACGTCGTTACTGGAGAACTCATACTACCGCAGGTCATCGAAGCGGCGAAAAGTGACCCGGAAGGCGGCTTCGTGGAGTATTACTTTGACGATCCCACTGACGACACAGACAGCGCCGATATCCCAAAGGTGGGATACGCACGCGAGTTCAAAACGCAAACCGAGTTAGGTGGAAGGGTAGTCCCGTACAACTTCATCATTGGGTCGGGGTTTTATGGGCGTGCGCCCGACGTTGTCCCGACTGAACCCCATACGGTAGTGGAAGCCACGGTCTCAGGCGATGCCGTCGAGGGGTTGACCGTCGAATTTGCTCGATCCATCGCTGGCCAGCCAGCCGACTACGCCTATAACGCCGTCACAGATGCCAATGGCTCTTTGTCCCTCACCATCTCCAACCCAGATGGGGTCAGTGGTTACTATCAGGCACGCGCCCGCAACGCCGACGGCGAAACCGTCGGCCAGTGGCACAGCATTCCTCTCAATCGCAATCAACGCCAGGTCCTGGAACTGACCCTAAGCGGCGGTATGACGGTCGTACGCGTCGAACCACTGGCCGCATCCAAGCCAGTGGCCGTATCCGAGCCAGTATTGGCAGCAGAGACAGTGCCAGAAGTTAGTGGTCTGGCGCCCAACTTTCCCAACCCATTCAACAGCGCCACCCTGATAACCTACCACCTGTCCAGCCCCGGTCCGGTGCAATTGGTAATCTACAATGTGTTGGGACAGCCAGTACGCACATTGGTGGATCAGTCCCAGGCCGCAGGCTCCTACCAGATTCGGTGGGATGTCCTCGACCAGCGGGGCGTCTCGCTATCGACGGGGATCTACATCGCACGTCTGAGCTATCCTAACGGGGTGCAGACGCAACGGCTACTCTACCTCAAGTAG